The genomic segment GCCGTGCCGCCCGGCGCGAGCGCCGCGAGGAGCACGAGAATGCACAGCGCGTCGCGTCTCATGGTCAGATCTGGTGGTAGTAGTAGACCTGGAAGACGACGCGGTGGTCGTCATCCGCCTCGTTGTAGGAATAGAGGAGTCGCAGGGTCAGGTCCGCGGTCGCGAGCACGGAGAGGCAGAGATCGCCCTGGAATCCCTTCTCCCCGCCGGCCTCCAGGTACTCCGGCTGGGCCTCGATCCTCCAGCGCCCCTCGCCGTCGAGCAGGACGCCGAGGCGGTAGAGGACGGCGAAGGCGCTCTCGCCCCAGAGCCGCCCCCCCTCGAGTTCGACGCGGTGCTCGAGATTGTCCCGCAGCAGCGCCGCGTCCAGGGCGACCAGACGCAGGTCGGCCGGCTCGGACTCGAGCACGGCGTTGCCCATGGTCTCCAACGTCTCGCCGGCGGCGGCCGAGAGCCCGAGCGTCCAGTTGTCGCGGTTGACCACCCCGTGGCCGACGCGGGCGGCCGCGAGCCAGTTGCCGTTGAAGCGCACGGGCGCGCCCGTCCCGGTCGTCAGGCTCCCGGCCAGGGCTCCCCACTCCGTCTCGCGGTAGACGCCGGCGCCCCAGTCGCGGTCGAAGCCGTACCCCTGCATCGCCAGCGTGCGCAGCAGCAGCGCGTGGCTGTCGAAGTACGCGCCGAGCCCGAGGGCGGGCCGGTTGTGGCCGACCCACAGATCGCCCCATCCGCCCTTGTACTTGAGAAAGGCGTTGTACACTTGGACCTCGAGCTTTGGGTCGTCCTCCTCGGGCTCCGCGTTGTATGCAAGGCGCATCTGCAGCGCGGCCGCGAGCCAGTCCCCGGCGTCCCCGGAGAGGCGGCCGAGGTAGTCGAAGCCGACGCTGGGCTTCTGCATGATCTCCCGGGGGTTCATCGAGTAGAAGATCGCCTCGTCCGCCGCGCTCGAGTAGCCGGCGACGCCCTGGGCCTCGAAGAAGAGCAGCTGGCTCGACGCGCGGGCAGCTCCGGCCCCGGCCAGGACGAGGGCCGCCGCCAGGGCGGTGCTAGATTTCAAAGGCATACTTGCCCCGGTAGACCACTGCGCCGTCCTTGAGAAACGTGAGATAGACCTCCCACTCGCCGGGCATGCCGAAGGTGAACGGCAGCAGGTAGTCGCCCTTCTTGTTCAGCACGAAGGTCCGCTCCGGTTTCCCCCGCTGGCAGCCCATGGTCGGCATGTCGGCGTTGCCCCGGATCTCGAAGGACTGGTCCGTGCGGCCACCGGCGCCGAAGATCTGCACCTTCGCGATCGCCGTGCCCATGGTCGGCTTCTCGTTGAAGGAGAAGACGAAATGCCGTTCGGCGTCGAGCCGGACCTTCGTGCCCTGCGCGGGGATCGCTTCGAACACCAGGGGCCGCGCCTCGGGCCCGGACCCGAGCGACTCCGCGGGGGCGGCGGCGAGGAGGAGCGCCAGGACGATCTTCGCGGGTGTGCGCATGGTCCTGGAGCCCGATTCCCCTTCTCCGCGGGCGGCCTTGCGCTTCGCTCCCCCGCGGTCGCGGATCTCGTCTTTCGTGAGACGAGCCCCGGTTGTCAGGCGACCGACACACCCGCATGCCATGGGCGGGCGCTCGAACGCACCCCTCGTGTGGGTGTGCTTTCAGTTACAAGGTATGCGTCGAGGGGCGCCGCGGCAACGAGGCAATGACCCCATCCCTCACCGGCCCCCGGAGGCCGGCCTACGGCTGCTTGGGCTGCGGCTCCACCGACAGAAGCGTGATGTCGTAGATGACGACCCTTTCCTCGAGCGGGCCGCGCTCACCGAAGGCGAGCGCAGCGGGGAGGTAGACGATCCAGTGAGAGCCCTCTTTCATCAGCTTCAGTGCCTCCGCCAGGCCCGGGACGAGCCGGTCCACGGCAAACTTCTCGGACTTGCCGCCCTCGCCCGAGCTCCCGAAGACACTCCCGTCGATCAACTTCCCCTGGTACTGCACCACGACCGTGTCACCGGGCTTGGGGGTCGCACCCTGGCCCTCGCTCACGACGCGGTACTGCACCCCGCTGGGGAGAGTGATCACCCCTTCCTGCTTGGCGTTGGCAGCCAGGAAGTTTCTCCCCTCGGCCCTGAGCTGCTCCCGCGAGACTTCACCGGCGCGCGGGCTGCCCGGTGGGGTGACCGCATTCTGGGCGACCAGCGTCGTGCGGTCGCCGCCGGAGCGCTCGGATCCCTGTGCGGTCCGCAGACCCCCATCGGCCGAGGCCTGCGCGGCCATCGTCAGTGCGGCCGCGAGTGCGAGTGACGTCAGCTGCTTGATCATCCATTCCCCCTTTGCCTGATCCGGACCGGTATCGGGTTCGTCCCCAGAGCCTCCCGGCACCGCCGAGCGCCACGTCGCCGCCTGGCGGGCGCGGGCTCCCCAGGCGGCGACCACGTCACGTGACTAGTATCCGCGATTGAGCCACGCGCCCGGCACCGGCAGACTCCCCTGCGTGGCGGGCCAGAGGTACATCCGGTCGCCGTTCCCCGGCCCGTTCCAACGCTTGTTGCCGTTGTTGTCCAGCCTCCAGTAGCCCCTGCCGTTGAGGACCTGGAACACGCCCAGATCATCCACGAAGCCGTCCCTGTTCCAGTCGCCGACGACCGGCAGGCTGCCCAGCCACAACGGCCAGGCGAAACTGCCGTCGCCTCCGCCTGACGGATCCAGGCGCTTGTTGCCGTTCGCATCGAGGATCCAGAACGCAGTCGCGCCGCCCAGCCGGAACACGCCCAGGTCGTCGACGAAGCCGTCCCTGTTCCAGTCCCCGATGACGGGGTGATCCCCCGTGCGGGCCGTCCACCGGTAGAGTGCGTCGCCGCCCGCCACCGAATCCCACCGCTTGTTGCCGTTACTGTCCAGAAGCCAGGATGCCGTCCCCTGGCCGGGGCGGAACACCCCGAGATCGCCACTGAACCCATCGCGATCCCAGTCACCGACCGCCGGCAGTTGCCCCGCACCGCCCGGCCACACGACCGT from the bacterium genome contains:
- a CDS encoding FKBP-type peptidyl-prolyl cis-trans isomerase, with protein sequence MIKQLTSLALAAALTMAAQASADGGLRTAQGSERSGGDRTTLVAQNAVTPPGSPRAGEVSREQLRAEGRNFLAANAKQEGVITLPSGVQYRVVSEGQGATPKPGDTVVVQYQGKLIDGSVFGSSGEGGKSEKFAVDRLVPGLAEALKLMKEGSHWIVYLPAALAFGERGPLEERVVIYDITLLSVEPQPKQP